Proteins from one Fragaria vesca subsp. vesca linkage group LG6, FraVesHawaii_1.0, whole genome shotgun sequence genomic window:
- the LOC101291548 gene encoding uncharacterized protein LOC101291548, translated as MAQNNIFLFSLLITLAGIHAADAVDYAVTNTAGSSAGAVRFNNDIGADYSLQTLASAADFIWKVFQQSTAADRKSVDKVSLFIDNMDGVAYASGGEIHVSASYIAGYSGDVKKEITGVLYHESTHVWQWNGNGQAIPGGLIEGIADFVRLRAGYAPSHWVQPGEGDRWDQGYDVTARFLDYCTSLKDGFVAELNNKLKTGYSVNYFADILGKNVDQLWADYKAKYGK; from the exons ATGGCTCAAAACAATATTTTTCTCTTCTCCCTTCTCATAACACTTGCAGGCATTCACGCCGCGGATGCAGTCGACTATGCAGTCACCAACACCGCTGGATCTAGTGCCGGTGCCGTCCGATTTAACAACGACATCGGAGCAGACTATAGCTTGCAAACCCTAGCCTCTGCGGCAGACTTCATATGGAAAGTCTTCCAACAAAGCACAGCTGCAGATAGAAAGAGCGTAGACAAAGTCAGCTTGTTCATCGACAATATGGACGGCGTGGCGTATGCTTCCGGCGGTGAGATTCATGTTAGCGCCAGCTACATAGCAGGCTACTCAG GCGACGTGAAAAAGGAGATTACGGGGGTGCTCTACCATGAATCGACGCACGTATGGCAGTGGAATGGGAATGGTCAAGCCATCCCAGGTGGATTGATTGAGGGCATTGCAGACTTTGTGAGGTTGAGGGCTGGGTATGCACCGAGTCACTGGGTTCAGCCAGGTGAAGGAGATCGCTGGGACCAGGGTTATGATGTTACCGCTAGGTTTTTGGATTACTGTACTAGTTTGAAAGATGGGTTTGTTGCAGAATTGAACAACAAGTTAAAGACTGGTTATAGTGTTAACTACTTTGCTGATATCTTGGGGAAGAACGTTGATCAGCTCTGGGCTGATTACAAGGCTAAATATGGCAAATAG